From Pontibacillus yanchengensis:
GTGACGGATTATCCTTCCCAACTTTCTGGTGGAATGCGCCAAAGAGCAGCATTGGCAAGGACACTCATCACAAACCCGCACATTTTCTTGTTGGATGAACCATTCTCAGCTCTTGATTATCAAACTAAATTAAAACTAGAGAACTTAGTGGCTAATACATTAAAAAAGTACAACAAAACGTCCCTACTCGTTACGCACGATATTGGAGAAGCCATTGCTATGAGCGATTGCATCTATTTGCTTAGTGCCAATCCTGGAAAAGTAGCAGCAACGTTTCACGTACCCAGTCATTTAAAATCGCTAGACCCTTTTGATGCCAGGCAAGACGCTGACTTTAATGAATTGTTCCAAGAAATATGGAAGGAGTTGAATGCGCTTGAACACAACTCCTAAACAAGATCAACAACGATTTGAACATCACCTAAAACAGCTTCAGAAGGAGAAAAAGCACGTTTGGGCATGGCAGTTCGTTATATTCATTGTATTTTTTTCTATATGGGAATTATCAAGCCAATTGCAATGGATTGATCCATTACTTTTCAGTTCTCCATCAAGTATTGCCGATTTACTCTTCCAAAAAGTATCAGATGGATCCATCTTTTTGCACTTACGTGTGACATTACTCGAAACGATAGCAGGATTTATAATTGGAACTTTTATTGGGATTTTTCTTGCAGCAGTTTTATGGTGGTCCCCCCGTTTTTCAAAAATTATTGACCCTTATTTGGTTATTCTGAATGCAATGCCTAAAGTTGCACTCGGACCTATTATTATTGTGGCACTTGGGCCAGGTTATGTATCGATCATTGCAATGGGAGCAATTATCTCCGTTATTATCACGACCATCGTTGTATATTCAGCCTTTCAAGGTGTCGATGAAAACTATTTGAAGGTGCTAAATAGCTTTGGGGCAAGTCGTTACCAATGCTTTAATGAAGCAGTGTTACCCGCTTCCTTTTCTACAATCATCTCCACCTTTAAAGTGAATGTTGGTCTTTCATGGGTTGGAGTTATCGTAGGAGAATTTCTTGTTTCTCAAAAAGGATTGGGGTATCTCATCATCTATGGTTTCCAAGTTTTTGACTTCACGTTAGTCTTATCCAGCTTAATGTTGATTGCCTTGTGTGCTGCCATAATGTATCAAGCTGTAGATCGGTTGGAACGAAAGCTTATTAAGAACTCTAAATAAGAACAAAAGCTCGGGGCGCCCGTTTAGCGACATATATGCTGCGCCCACACGTCGTGGGTTGGTTCGATGTTGCTGCACGATGCAGCGATCTTAATCGAACTTCCCCTTAGTCAGTAGGAGATAAAGGAAACACGAAAATATGCGTGATTCGATGTTAAAGAGTTAATTTTCTTTCATAGAGTAATGTGGTAGAGCTTAACATTCTCTTTAGTAATAAAAAGCCCAGTTGCTTATTAGAGCAACTGAGCTTTCTTTAAGTATTTGAGGCTATGAGGTAACACAGCATCCTTCATCATAAAACTAAACGAAGAATCTCGCTGAATTGAAGAAGGGAGCTCACTTAAGCATACTGGACCCTTCGTTTCATAGTAATTTGGTTGAGAAGTAAGATCCTCGATATGTGCAAAGTAAATATTCTTGATAATGCATCCACCCTTACCATCAACATAATATTGCCCTATATAGGTGAGGTCTTCAACAACTCCTCCTGTCTCTTCCATAACTTCTCTTTTTGCTGCCTCTTCAGGCGTTTCTCCTTCTTCTACTTTACCTCCAGGAAACTCCAAACCACGATCTTTGTGTTCGGTTAACAGCCATTTCTCTTTATATCGACTAATTACCCAGACGTGCTTAGGGGAGGTAGAAAAAGGGTGATCACTAAATGATAATTTTACTTCATTGTTGTAAAAATCATAAAAGGTAAACAATCCTAATCAACTGCCTTTAATGCTTCATTTCCTATTCCATTACTTATGGTTCACGCTAACCATTTTCCATTGATCATTTTCATATGCAAATTCAATCTCAATGGTATAATTCCCATGCATCTCACTTTGATTCTCTTGAATAACCATAACATGTTGGTTGCCTAATTGCTTTGTTTGGTATTCTTTTTCTTTATTGAACCAAGGTGGTGTTTCAGTTGGAATGATATACAGTCCATTATTATACTCTTTATAATAAAAATCAACATATTCCTTTGCAAGAGCAGTTGTGCTTATGGATTTAAATGATTGTATAAGTTCATTTTTGGAATCATATGCTTTAACCTTATTATTAGGTCCAGCCTCTTGTACAAGTTTATTCATAAATTGATTTGTACGTTTCGCAATGATTTTATGAGAAATTGTAGTCATTCTCTTAGATTCTGTTGAAACATTGTTGGCCAATACAGGTTGTTCTGCTTTCATCTCCGTTTTCTGCATTGAGGTTGTAGTACGTTCAATATGGTCAGTGCCTTTAGCAGTATCATTTGCATGAATAGAATACGTACTTTGAGGCATTGATAGCATTATAATGGAAATGATTACCCATAAAAGTCCTGATGTTTTTCTCATAACTGACCTACTCATATTGTCTCCCCCTTAAATCTGTGATGTTCTAGTTATATACTTCCTTTTCTGGATAGTAGATAAACATTAAAAAAATTGTGATTTACATGCCCATAAAGTAGGAAGAGACCATTTTGTACAAAAAATTCTCTCTATAGCTATAGCTGTTGATACTCCATAATCGCCCCATTATCTTGAAGACTTGAATTCGAGATAATCTGGGTAAGAGAAATGTTTCCGTTGTATTATTTAGAGAAAAGATGGGCCTGGAAATAGCTCGCTTTCCTGCGGCCCTACAGGATGTAGGGTCGTTCGACGTTGTCACACGATGTGACGGTTTGAGTCGAACTTCATCTGGATCGATTCGTCTCCTCGGGCCAAAATGCGGCCCTGTGGGGTCTCGACACATCCGTTTTTCCGCGGGAGTCTCGCCATTTCCAGGCCCATCTTTGCATTCGTTTGGTTTAACGGAAACATCGCCATTTGTTGTGGGTGTACACAAATGATATACGTTCTTCGTTAGGCAAATACATATCTTTTTGTGACAAAACACATTTTATTAAAAGATATCTTGGTTGTTCTGCAAAGCATGAAACATATAGTCCCACCACCTTTATTCTAACTAAATCTACGGGTACATCGCTCTTTCTGTACGATCACCAAATTTATCTCGATTTCAAGCATTCCAGATTATGCCTCGTTTGTTGAATAACTCTTCTATCAAATTTCCTGATTAACATATGACAACTTACTATCTCCTAAATGATGAAAAACCCCTTCAGCTAAGCCAAAGGGTCTTCTTCTCCATACACGGTTCCTTCTTGTTCGTCATCTGTCATACCAATTTCCTTGATAAATTTTCTCGTTTCTTCGTCACCAAATTCATAGATCATCTGGTAAGCCTTTCTCATATTGGAGTCATATTCATCATTATCCATATCTTGGGAGTAATGACGATACGGTACATGAGCCCTCCAAAATGATCGCTCATCTGAATCGAATACTTCATTCAAAACTTGACGTAGTCGGAACATGTCCTCTTCAGTAGCTTCTATCTTAAATACGTCATTGTTCCCATCTCGAAGCTGTGATATTTCACGACTTCCTAAATTAACATAAAAAGCTTTCTTCTTATCATCCATAACATCACCCTCCTTCCTTTACTTTTTCACTCTTTTTCGTAATTATGAACAACTTTCAAAAATAACTGCATAATGTAATGAACAAAGAGAAGCTATAAAAAAGAACGGAAGGGACGAGTGAGATGAAATTCGCTGATAATTTATACGAGTTATATAACAAACATTTCTCTGAGAAAGATTACTTACCTATTTTTACAAACTCTGTTATTGAACAGTTAGACAAGAATGACTTACTGCATATCTTAAGTGAATGCAGCAAAGAAGAATTACAAACAATCGTATCCACATTCGTATTGAATGAAATAGAAAGTCGAGACCAGAAGATAATCTCTTTACCATCATCACAACAAGATAAACACAACAAATCACCCATTCAATTCAAAGCGTAAAAAATATGTAAGTGCATAGAAAGCTTATATCCAATCCTAAGTATCTTTTCTAACCTATCTTGTTCCCTCTAATAACATCAATCTGCAACAAATCCTCAACTAAAAGCGCAGTGTAGGTGCTGCTGCACAGGACCGAGGTTGGTTCGATATGGCTACGTGATACAACAGGTTTAATCGAACCTCCTCTAAAACTGTAGGAGATAGAGGGAATATGAAAACATGAGAGTAGCTTATCGTATGGACACTGGGCTACATATGTAAGCACAGAAATTATGGTTGCTCAGAAACGCTCGGGCAGTATTGCTCAACACTTTGCTTTACCATTTCATGAGGTGTACAACCCCAAATTTTATTTTAAAAAAGTCCCAATCCTCCTTAAGGAAGATTGGGACAAGTTCTGCAATAATTGCTTTGTTCGTTTAATTTATAGGTCATGCAACAGAATTTTCGCATTCTAGTTCCATTTTTAAGACAATCTTGTTGTTGAAAATAAGATAACGGATTTCGTTTTTCTCCGAATGCTTCCCCTTCTAGTGATTGAACTAGATAGTGAAAATCCTGTTGAATGTGCTGATGATTTTCCAATGTGAATTCAGGATAAAATAGTTCATAAAACCAAAAGATATAGATAGCAAGATTTTCCCACATTGTTTTCATAGGTAATTTGGAAACTTGCTGAACATTTGCAAATACAGGGCGCACGATAGTAGAGAATATTTCTTCAGCTATATCATGAACCCAGTCCTCTCTTGAGTGTTGTCCAGGTGAAGTAACACTTTCATGATTTCCCTTAAACTTCGGAAACCAATTCTTATCCTCATCGACTCGAATCAATTGTAACTGCTTTTTGTCAAGTACTGGTGCTTTATCAAATGCAGACATAGGAACAAGAATACCTGTCACAATATAATAAGCAAAACGCTTGGTAAGGATGGAAGCTGTAGCGACATAATCTTCAGATTGTAAAAAAGAATGAAGATGATCTAATACTTCCTTTACTCCTTCCTTCTTTTCTAATTTCGAAAATGGGATGACTTCATAGTGTGCCCAATGACTATATGCTTCTGGGTTGTAATAGCGAAAATGATCATCTAACAGTTGAACTTCCTCTTGTGTGAAAGCCTTGATCAATACCCTCACCCACTTTGCTGAAGAATGCAACGACCTCTTCCGTGTGGAATACACATTGGTGTACCAAAAATAGGATCACTTGTAACGTTGCAGTTCATTTGGAATACATCACGCACGAATTGACACGTTACCACATGTTCTGGACGCCCTTGTGCATAAATAGATTGATCTTTAAGAGCAACTATATGATGAGCATAGCGTGCAGCAAGATTTAAATCGTGAAGCACCATTACAACGGTTCGGCCATCTTGTTCATTTAATTCAAAAAGCAAATCTAAAATTTCTATTTGATACGTCATGTCCAGATACGTTGTAGGCTCATCTAACAAGATAATATCTGTATCTTGAGCTAGTGTCATTGCAATCCACGCACGCTGACGTTGACCACCAGATAAAGAATCAACAGAACGTTCTTTAAATTCCTGCATATTGGTCGCATCAAGCGCACTTTCTACCGCTTCCTCATCTTCTTTTGACCACTGCTTAAACCAGCTTTGATAAGGGTACCTACCTTGTTTAACTAATTGTAATACAGTTAAGCCTTCTGGCGTTACGGGACTCTGAGGTAGAATGGCCATTTTCTGTGCCACATCTTTTGTAGAAAGTTTAGCAATCGCTTCACCGTCAAGGATAACGCCACCCTCTTGCGGTTTTAACAATCTAGCCATCGAGCGCAGTAAAGTTGATTTCCCACAACCATTACTTCCTACTAAAACTGTCACTTCCCCTTCTGGTATATCAATATCTAATGAATTAATGATTGTATTTTCACCGTAAGCTAATGTTAATTCTTTTGTTTGTAATGAAGACATGTCAATCTCTCCTTTAGGAGCGCTTATTTTTTAAACAATAAGTAAATAAAGTAAGGTGCACCAATCGTTGCAGTGAAAACCCCAGCTGGAACTTCTATAGGTAAAAATAGCGTTCTCCCAATTAAGTCTGCACCTACAACTAGGATTCCACCAATTAAAGCTGAAATGGGAATCAATGCACCATATGACGCTCCTACTAATCTTCTGGCAATATGAGGTGCCATTAATCCTACAAAACCAATACCACCTGCAACGGATACGGATACTCCAGCAAGTGCTGTACTAACTACAATAAACAATAGACGATCTCGTTGTATGTGAGAACCAACTCCTGAAGCTAATTCATCGCCTAATTCTTGCACATTAATACGTCTGGCAATCAATAACGCTAGTATCACTAAACCTACTATCGCAGGAATAATGACTTTCACCTGATCCCAGTTCGTGCCATAAACACTCCCTGTTAACCAAAGATTGGCGTCAGCGGCACGATAGATTGGACCTAAAATCATGAACAAATTCGTTAATGCGTCCATTAATGTTGCAAGTCCAATACCAATCAAAACGAGTCTGATTGGTGTTGTACCACTTTTTAGAGATAAGGCATACACGATTAGTCCAATGACCATCGCCCCTATAAAAGCAGCAACTGGTTGCCAATGAATACTTACGGTTAAAGCATCATTCTCATCACTGAAAATGGTAAGAAAGGTTACAACAGCTACCGAGCCACCACTTGTAATACCAATGATATCTGGTGAGGCCAACGGATTGCGTATCATCCCTTGTAAAATAGCTCCACTTACAGCCAAGCCAATTCCTACAAATAAGGCAATTAGAATTCGTGGCAATCGTAGAATTTGAACAATGTATGCATTCCCACCTTCTCCACTACCAAACAGAATTTGAATGACTTCTAGCGGAGAGATGAGAACTTGACCTAATGATGTAGAGGCCAAGCATAAAAGCAGCGTGACAATAACGAAAACACTTGTATATTTAATCGATTTTTTATCGAAAAAGAATGAAATATGGTCTTTTTTTGTTCGAAAGGGGATGTATTTACTCATGTAGATTTAAGCCCCTTTCTTGCTATATAGATAAAGAATGGAGTACCAATGATAGCTGTCATAATTCCGACTGGTACTTCCTCTGGCATGATAACATATCGTGCGGAAATATCTGCAGCAGTTAACAATACCGCACCTAACACCCCGCAATACGGAATCAACCAGCGTTGGTCATAGCCAACGAGGCTTCGGGCAAAATGAGGTACAACGATACCAATAAAACCAATTGGACCAGCTATCGCCACGGAACCTCCAGCTAACAATACAACAATAATTCCAGCTAGCGCTTTGATCCAAGCCGTTTTCTGACCCAAGCCAGTGGCTACATCTTCCCCCATCGTTAATATATTGATATGCCGGCTAATAAGGAAAGCCAACACCCATGCCACCAATATATATGGAAAAATGTCGACTAAATCATCCATGCTTCTACCTTGCACGGAACCAGCTAACCAAAATAATACCTCATCTAATGCCTTCTCATTTAAAACTAGAATACCTTGAGTAAAAGATGAAAACAGACCAGCAATAGCGGCTCCTGCCAAAGTCAATCTAACTGGCGTTAATCCTTCTTTTCCTATTGCTCCTATGAAATAAACGAGTCCTGCAGCAAATGCTGCTCCAATAAAGGAAACCCATGATAGCATTCCTAGTGACAGAGTTTGGGAAAATGATACGGCTAGCACCACAAAAAAAGATGCACCGGCGTTTACGCCAAATATTCCCGGAGATGCTAGTGGGTTTCTAGTCAAAGCCTGCATAAGTACACCTGCTACACCTAATGAAGCACCTACGCAGGTAGCGATTAAGGCTCTAGGTAAACGATGATTTCTTATAACAATATATGCGTTCTCTTGTGTATTATTGGTTGTAAATGCTGTTATGGCATCTCCAATCGTTGTATCTGTATATCCTAGAACGACGCTCAATCCCATACAAACGAGCATGAGAATGAAGCTAAACGCTAAACCAAATCCTTTTGACATATGTGATTGGAACAACATATTGACGTACTCCTAACCTACTAACTTCCCTATTAAAATGTTTCCCTCTTTAAGTCTATGACTCTGTAAAGCGCATGTCAACGATTTTGAGAATCATTTTCATCTATAATTGAAATGAATTCTCAATTACTTCTTGACGTTTCATCCCAATCAGGGTATTCTGTTATTTGTAATGCTAATGAGAATCATATTCAATTAGGGGGAAAATCATGAAACATATTAATTCAAAGAAATTTATACTTACTCTTATGCTTGTGATGGCAATGGCCATTCTTGGAGCATGTGGCTCTTCAGATTCAGAAGGTTCCTCTTCTGACGAAGGATCTTCAAATAACGATGAAAACCAAGAGGCTTCTTCAAATGAGAACGAAAACTCTGAAGACAGTTCATCCAGCAACTTTGAACCATATACAGTAAAACATGCTATGGGCGAGACTACGGTGAAAGAAAAGCCGGAAAAGGTAGTTATTCTTACTAACGAAGGAACAGAAGCTCTTCTAGCACTTGGTGTAACACCAGTAGGTGCGGTTAAATCTTGGACAGGAGATCCTTGGTATGATCATATCTCTGACAAGATGGAAGGTGTAGAAGTAGTTGGTACTGAATCTGAAGTGAATATCGAAAAAATCGTTTCCCTTCAACCAGACCTTATTATCGGTAATAAACTACGCCAAGAAAAAATTTACGATCAATTAAATGAAATTGCTCCAACTATTTTCTCTGAAACATTAAAAGGACAATGGAAAGATAACTTCAAGACATACGCAAAAGCACTGAACATGGAAGAAAAAGGTCAAGAACTAATTAAAGAATACGATAAGCGTTTAGAGAAATTTGCAAGCGAAGCCGGCGACAAGCTAAATCAAGAAGTATCTGTTGTCCGTTTCCTACCTGACCATGCTCGTATTTATCAAAAGGATTCCTTCTCAGGCGTAATCTTAGAACAAATTGGCTTTAACCGTCCTGAACCACAAGACAAAGATGCCTTCATGGAAAAAGTAACAAAAGAACGTATCCCAGCTATGGACGGGGACATTCTATTCCACTTCACTTATGAAACAGGTGACGGTGCAGCTACAGAGCTAAAAGAAGAATGGACAAATGACCCATTATTCCAAAACCTAGACGTTGTTAAAGAAGGAAATGTTCACGAAGTAAGTGATGCTATTTGGAATACAGCTGGCGGCTATCTAGCTGCAAATAAAATGGTAGATGATTTAGAAGAAATTATCCTTAATGGTGAATCAAATTAATTGTCAATAGTAAGCAGGCCTAAACATTATGTTTAGGCCTGCTTTTTTTATTCTACTTACTGTATCTCTAATGCCAACCATTTCATGATAAGTATAAAAAAGAACTTACCTTTCATGATGGTAAGTTCTTTTAAAAACCAAATACTTTCATATTATTTTCTATTCTACTACTCTTTCCAACTCTCTAACTGATGTAATCCCCTTTGACTCCGAAGCTGTTCCTTTGCAATCGAGATCCCTTCTTCTATCGTCTCCACGGCCCCAAATAAATAATATCGAATTCCTGCATTAAATAGGACTTGGTTATAGTAGTATCGATACGATTCGGGCACTTCTCCACTTAACAGGGTAGTAGTAATCTCTGCCTGTTCTTGAATGGATAGCTTATGATCTTTATCAAATTCTTTATCCAGTAAACCATAATCTTTTGGTTTTACTACCCAATCCTCATACGTCTCATTGGATATCTTAAAAATAAAGCTGTTCCGATGAACCGGTAAGTCCTCAGATCCCTCAACACCTTGAACAATATACACATTTTGATAGGTAAGTCCTTCAAACAGTGGATAAATTTTATTAATAGCAGTACGATGATAAGCTCCCATCATCAATGAATGAGCACTTGATAAATTTAATACCTTTTCTGCAGTGTTCAATAACGTTCTTACGTGCAATTGTTCACGAATAGGTCTTAATCTTCCAAGAGAAGCACAAAAAGATTCTGTAGATGCAAAGCCTATTCCTTTTTCTTTAATAGAATTTGCAATCTGCTGGCCTGTTTGTTCTACTTTTATTCCTAATGCGGTCAGAACGTCTTTCACCGTCGTTCCATATTTAGGTGGTAACGCATCACTACTATGCAAGTAAGCAGGAATTCCGTACTCTGATAAAAGAATGGAAACAGGAATCGTTGCTATAAAAGATTTTCTTCCATTATAGGGGCCTGCGAAATCCACCAGTTTATTTTGTATAGGTGTAGGGACAGGAATGGCTTGGCTATGTTCTCGTAAACTGTGTACAAAAGCGAGCATCTCATCAGGTGATTCGGTTTTGATTCGTTCCGCAACGAGATACCCTGCGATTTGAGCATCCGTTGCTTCACCATTTAATATAGATGCAGCCGCTTCTCTTGTTTGTTCATAGGATAAGTCTTTTGAACCTCGTTTCCCTCTTGCTACTTCTTTGAGCCATTCTTGCATGTATGGGCACCTCTCTTCTAAATAGTACGAGTCAGTTTTGTATATTCTTTCATACCTGCCTAAGTGGTGTCTACACAAAAGTGAATAAAACTTAGTGGTTTAATAGGGTTTTTGTTGAACAAAAGCTCAGGTCGCCCGTTTAGCGACTTATATGCTGCTGCCCACAGGACGTGGATTGGTTCGATGTTGCTTCCATCACTCCAAAATTCCACCTGATTCCGTAAGAGATAAGTGAATCACGAAGAACGGAATGATTCGATGTTAACTTATCATACAGAGGAGAGAGAAGCATACTAGTCTCTGGGTGCTGGAGCTGGACGTGGTCTCTATAACTTATTAAGTCATGCACGAGCCAACATATTTATAGTACGCTAGAATAAATTAGAAAGCAGATTACTATGAATAGTAACCTGCTCTTCAGTACTCCCTTTATAAATCGATAACAAACAAGTCCTTTGTTATCTCACTTATGTAATCCAGGTCAACATGATAGCCAATTCCATCTTCCCTCGGGAGCACGACATAACCATTTTCTAATTCTACTTCAGGAATAATAACATCCTTCTCCCAGTACCGCTTCGATGCTGAAATATCACCTG
This genomic window contains:
- a CDS encoding ABC transporter ATP-binding protein, translated to MSSLQTKELTLAYGENTIINSLDIDIPEGEVTVLVGSNGCGKSTLLRSMARLLKPQEGGVILDGEAIAKLSTKDVAQKMAILPQSPVTPEGLTVLQLVKQGRYPYQSWFKQWSKEDEEAVESALDATNMQEFKERSVDSLSGGQRQRAWIAMTLAQDTDIILLDEPTTYLDMTYQIEILDLLFELNEQDGRTVVMVLHDLNLAARYAHHIVALKDQSIYAQGRPEHVVTCQFVRDVFQMNCNVTSDPIFGTPMCIPHGRGRCILQQSG
- a CDS encoding DUF6154 family protein, which translates into the protein MKFADNLYELYNKHFSEKDYLPIFTNSVIEQLDKNDLLHILSECSKEELQTIVSTFVLNEIESRDQKIISLPSSQQDKHNKSPIQFKA
- a CDS encoding anthranilate phosphoribosyltransferase, which produces MQEWLKEVARGKRGSKDLSYEQTREAAASILNGEATDAQIAGYLVAERIKTESPDEMLAFVHSLREHSQAIPVPTPIQNKLVDFAGPYNGRKSFIATIPVSILLSEYGIPAYLHSSDALPPKYGTTVKDVLTALGIKVEQTGQQIANSIKEKGIGFASTESFCASLGRLRPIREQLHVRTLLNTAEKVLNLSSAHSLMMGAYHRTAINKIYPLFEGLTYQNVYIVQGVEGSEDLPVHRNSFIFKISNETYEDWVVKPKDYGLLDKEFDKDHKLSIQEQAEITTTLLSGEVPESYRYYYNQVLFNAGIRYYLFGAVETIEEGISIAKEQLRSQRGLHQLESWKE
- a CDS encoding hydrolase produces the protein MDDKKKAFYVNLGSREISQLRDGNNDVFKIEATEEDMFRLRQVLNEVFDSDERSFWRAHVPYRHYSQDMDNDEYDSNMRKAYQMIYEFGDEETRKFIKEIGMTDDEQEGTVYGEEDPLA
- a CDS encoding IucA/IucC family C-terminal-domain containing protein produces the protein MIKAFTQEEVQLLDDHFRYYNPEAYSHWAHYEVIPFSKLEKKEGVKEVLDHLHSFLQSEDYVATASILTKRFAYYIVTGILVPMSAFDKAPVLDKKQLQLIRVDEDKNWFPKFKGNHESVTSPGQHSREDWVHDIAEEIFSTIVRPVFANVQQVSKLPMKTMWENLAIYIFWFYELFYPEFTLENHQHIQQDFHYLVQSLEGEAFGEKRNPLSYFQQQDCLKNGTRMRKFCCMTYKLNEQSNYCRTCPNLP
- a CDS encoding ABC transporter permease; the encoded protein is MNTTPKQDQQRFEHHLKQLQKEKKHVWAWQFVIFIVFFSIWELSSQLQWIDPLLFSSPSSIADLLFQKVSDGSIFLHLRVTLLETIAGFIIGTFIGIFLAAVLWWSPRFSKIIDPYLVILNAMPKVALGPIIIVALGPGYVSIIAMGAIISVIITTIVVYSAFQGVDENYLKVLNSFGASRYQCFNEAVLPASFSTIISTFKVNVGLSWVGVIVGEFLVSQKGLGYLIIYGFQVFDFTLVLSSLMLIALCAAIMYQAVDRLERKLIKNSK
- a CDS encoding ABC transporter substrate-binding protein, yielding MKHINSKKFILTLMLVMAMAILGACGSSDSEGSSSDEGSSNNDENQEASSNENENSEDSSSSNFEPYTVKHAMGETTVKEKPEKVVILTNEGTEALLALGVTPVGAVKSWTGDPWYDHISDKMEGVEVVGTESEVNIEKIVSLQPDLIIGNKLRQEKIYDQLNEIAPTIFSETLKGQWKDNFKTYAKALNMEEKGQELIKEYDKRLEKFASEAGDKLNQEVSVVRFLPDHARIYQKDSFSGVILEQIGFNRPEPQDKDAFMEKVTKERIPAMDGDILFHFTYETGDGAATELKEEWTNDPLFQNLDVVKEGNVHEVSDAIWNTAGGYLAANKMVDDLEEIILNGESN
- a CDS encoding ABC transporter ATP-binding protein — its product is MGFLTLENISHQYFTTSSYTKAIEDINLTIEEGDFVSFLGPSGCGKSTILSIVSGLIAPTEGNVFVNGSPISKQSTTIGYMLQEDYLFPWKTIQQNVLLGPHIQRNVTQEIEAKAIHILEDMGLGKVVTDYPSQLSGGMRQRAALARTLITNPHIFLLDEPFSALDYQTKLKLENLVANTLKKYNKTSLLVTHDIGEAIAMSDCIYLLSANPGKVAATFHVPSHLKSLDPFDARQDADFNELFQEIWKELNALEHNS
- a CDS encoding FecCD family ABC transporter permease, whose protein sequence is MSKYIPFRTKKDHISFFFDKKSIKYTSVFVIVTLLLCLASTSLGQVLISPLEVIQILFGSGEGGNAYIVQILRLPRILIALFVGIGLAVSGAILQGMIRNPLASPDIIGITSGGSVAVVTFLTIFSDENDALTVSIHWQPVAAFIGAMVIGLIVYALSLKSGTTPIRLVLIGIGLATLMDALTNLFMILGPIYRAADANLWLTGSVYGTNWDQVKVIIPAIVGLVILALLIARRINVQELGDELASGVGSHIQRDRLLFIVVSTALAGVSVSVAGGIGFVGLMAPHIARRLVGASYGALIPISALIGGILVVGADLIGRTLFLPIEVPAGVFTATIGAPYFIYLLFKK
- a CDS encoding FecCD family ABC transporter permease — encoded protein: MLFQSHMSKGFGLAFSFILMLVCMGLSVVLGYTDTTIGDAITAFTTNNTQENAYIVIRNHRLPRALIATCVGASLGVAGVLMQALTRNPLASPGIFGVNAGASFFVVLAVSFSQTLSLGMLSWVSFIGAAFAAGLVYFIGAIGKEGLTPVRLTLAGAAIAGLFSSFTQGILVLNEKALDEVLFWLAGSVQGRSMDDLVDIFPYILVAWVLAFLISRHINILTMGEDVATGLGQKTAWIKALAGIIVVLLAGGSVAIAGPIGFIGIVVPHFARSLVGYDQRWLIPYCGVLGAVLLTAADISARYVIMPEEVPVGIMTAIIGTPFFIYIARKGLKST
- the ytkD gene encoding RNA deprotection pyrophosphohydrolase, producing MFTFYDFYNNEVKLSFSDHPFSTSPKHVWVISRYKEKWLLTEHKDRGLEFPGGKVEEGETPEEAAKREVMEETGGVVEDLTYIGQYYVDGKGGCIIKNIYFAHIEDLTSQPNYYETKGPVCLSELPSSIQRDSSFSFMMKDAVLPHSLKYLKKAQLL